The proteins below are encoded in one region of Micromonospora yangpuensis:
- a CDS encoding helix-turn-helix domain-containing protein — MTSPRHALSHLESSPVVQAWELGLRLRQRREEVGFTAAAAGREIGIIQAYVSGVEAGRVKLPARRLAQIVEAYEVEPEEAAELEQLRAGAARRGWWHEYAQLFPAEFLRFLGYEAGADQIRSFHPEAIHGLLQTEEYARAVIRGGTTTIRLTEVDRRVAVRMARQTRLDGEHPLRVNAILSEGALRQQVGGPAVMRAQLDHLAQLATERPEQFEIRVLPFSVGAHPAFGGPFQVLSFPSPRLPDLVWQEILTSIDIIDQSVRVTDYVVTFAETRELALGSGESIDLIRRIAKEMT; from the coding sequence ATGACCAGCCCCCGCCACGCGCTGTCCCACCTGGAGTCGTCCCCCGTCGTGCAGGCCTGGGAGCTGGGCCTACGGCTGCGCCAGCGCCGCGAGGAGGTCGGCTTCACCGCGGCGGCGGCCGGTCGCGAGATCGGCATCATCCAGGCGTACGTCTCCGGCGTGGAAGCCGGCCGCGTCAAACTCCCGGCCCGCCGACTGGCCCAGATCGTCGAGGCGTACGAGGTGGAGCCGGAGGAGGCCGCCGAGCTGGAGCAGCTACGCGCCGGTGCCGCCCGACGGGGCTGGTGGCACGAGTACGCGCAGCTCTTCCCCGCCGAGTTCCTGCGCTTCCTGGGCTACGAGGCCGGTGCCGACCAGATCCGCAGCTTCCACCCCGAGGCCATCCACGGCCTCCTACAAACCGAGGAGTACGCCCGCGCGGTGATCCGGGGCGGCACCACCACCATCCGGCTCACCGAAGTGGACCGGCGGGTCGCCGTCCGGATGGCCCGACAGACCCGCCTCGACGGTGAACATCCCCTGCGGGTCAACGCCATCCTCAGCGAGGGTGCCCTCCGCCAGCAGGTCGGCGGCCCGGCGGTGATGCGCGCCCAGCTCGACCACCTGGCCCAGCTCGCCACGGAACGCCCCGAGCAGTTCGAGATCCGGGTGCTGCCGTTCAGCGTCGGCGCCCATCCCGCCTTCGGCGGCCCGTTCCAGGTGCTGTCGTTTCCGTCGCCCCGGCTGCCCGACCTGGTCTGGCAGGAGATCCTGACCTCCATCGACATCATCGACCAGTCGGTACGGGTCACCGACTACGTGGTCACCTTCGCCGAGACCCGGGAACTGGCGCTAGGCTCAGGCGAATCGATCGACCTGATCCGCCGGATCGCCAAGGAGATGACGTGA
- a CDS encoding deaminase domain-containing protein: protein MVRLANYCFGARSRLLRDAWRAARAGRLGLYFEREVCPSCSSVLDQFRGGFPGIQVNVSWG, encoded by the coding sequence TTGGTCCGGCTGGCTAACTACTGCTTCGGCGCGCGGTCACGGCTGCTGCGGGACGCTTGGCGGGCGGCGAGGGCTGGTCGCCTTGGTCTGTATTTTGAGCGTGAAGTATGTCCTAGCTGCTCATCGGTGCTTGATCAGTTCCGAGGGGGGTTCCCTGGGATTCAAGTAAATGTGAGTTGGGGGTAG
- a CDS encoding DUF6881 domain-containing protein, which yields MRYVKVLWEHEFPDDPVLYLSELGEDGYEVRKVQLYRDGRSEWADGHHETATAGLSEIPFPSVEEISSQSACRAELITSEEFERAWSDARAKA from the coding sequence ATGAGGTACGTCAAGGTTCTGTGGGAGCATGAATTCCCCGATGATCCTGTGCTCTACCTCAGCGAACTCGGCGAGGATGGCTACGAGGTTCGTAAGGTTCAGCTCTATCGCGACGGAAGGTCCGAGTGGGCCGACGGGCATCATGAGACGGCGACGGCTGGCCTCTCGGAGATTCCCTTTCCGTCGGTTGAGGAAATTTCGAGCCAGTCCGCCTGTCGAGCTGAGCTGATAACCTCAGAGGAGTTCGAGCGTGCTTGGAGTGACGCGCGAGCCAAGGCCTAG
- a CDS encoding prevent-host-death family protein produces the protein MDWSGTQVLSATPKYERPVAVLVGIDEWEEIEAFRDRRDAAVIARSRAQGQFVPLSAALESLGVDPREAGALQSDRAQTG, from the coding sequence ATCGACTGGTCCGGCACCCAGGTCCTCAGCGCCACGCCGAAGTACGAACGACCCGTGGCGGTGCTGGTCGGCATCGACGAGTGGGAGGAGATCGAAGCGTTTCGGGATCGCCGGGACGCCGCTGTCATTGCCCGGTCCCGTGCCCAGGGCCAGTTCGTGCCACTCTCGGCGGCCCTGGAGTCGCTTGGAGTCGATCCTCGCGAGGCCGGAGCGCTACAGAGCGACCGGGCCCAGACCGGTTAA
- a CDS encoding M50 family metallopeptidase, with protein sequence MAYLLGVVLFALAILVSVSLHEAGHMVTAKAFGMKVTRYFVGFGPTIWSFRRGETEYGLKGVPLGGFCKIVGMTPQDDDVEPGDEKRVMWRYPVWKRTIVMSAGSATHFALALVGIWIMAISAGLPNPQFPSTEEQIRAEPAVVALADCVVPEFANRACVAGDPASPAAAAQLRDGDRITSLNGAPVNDYGDLLAAIRTVAPGSTAQIGYVRDGQDATTSTVLAQTQRPPLDDPDGTVGPVAALGVGLIPSTPARVEYGPIAAFGATANFTGDLAVGTYEAMKRLPEKVPALWTAITGGERDIDTPVSVVGASRLGGEAVANNAWIVFFMLFISLNFFIGVFNLLPLLPLDGGHIAIAWFERARSWVYARLGMPDPGRVDYLKLMPLTYGVILIGGAFTLLTITADVVNPITLFSR encoded by the coding sequence ATGGCGTACCTGCTCGGGGTGGTGCTCTTCGCCCTGGCCATTCTCGTCTCGGTCAGCCTGCACGAGGCGGGCCACATGGTCACCGCCAAGGCCTTCGGGATGAAGGTGACCCGCTACTTCGTGGGGTTCGGCCCCACCATCTGGTCCTTCCGCCGGGGTGAGACCGAGTACGGCCTCAAGGGTGTCCCGCTCGGCGGCTTCTGCAAGATCGTCGGCATGACACCGCAGGACGACGACGTCGAGCCCGGTGACGAGAAACGGGTGATGTGGCGCTACCCGGTCTGGAAGCGGACGATCGTGATGTCCGCCGGCTCGGCCACCCACTTCGCGCTCGCCCTGGTCGGCATCTGGATCATGGCGATCTCCGCCGGCCTGCCCAACCCGCAGTTCCCCAGCACCGAGGAGCAGATCCGGGCCGAGCCCGCCGTGGTGGCGCTCGCCGACTGCGTGGTTCCCGAGTTCGCCAACCGGGCCTGCGTCGCCGGTGACCCGGCCAGCCCGGCCGCCGCCGCCCAGCTGCGCGACGGCGACCGGATCACCTCCCTCAACGGTGCCCCGGTAAACGACTACGGCGACCTGCTCGCCGCGATCCGCACCGTCGCCCCGGGCAGCACCGCGCAGATCGGGTACGTCCGCGACGGGCAGGACGCCACCACCAGCACCGTGCTCGCGCAGACCCAGCGCCCGCCGCTGGACGACCCGGACGGCACCGTCGGCCCGGTCGCCGCGCTCGGCGTCGGCCTGATCCCCAGCACCCCGGCCCGGGTCGAGTACGGCCCGATCGCCGCCTTCGGGGCCACCGCCAACTTCACAGGTGACCTGGCCGTCGGCACGTACGAGGCGATGAAGCGGCTGCCGGAGAAGGTGCCGGCGCTCTGGACGGCGATCACCGGCGGCGAACGCGACATCGACACCCCGGTCAGCGTGGTCGGCGCCAGCCGGCTCGGCGGCGAGGCGGTGGCGAACAACGCCTGGATCGTCTTCTTCATGCTCTTCATCTCGCTGAACTTCTTCATCGGGGTGTTCAACCTGCTGCCGCTGCTGCCCCTGGACGGCGGACACATCGCCATCGCCTGGTTCGAGCGGGCCCGGTCCTGGGTCTACGCCCGGCTGGGCATGCCCGACCCGGGTCGGGTGGACTACCTCAAACTGATGCCCCTGACGTACGGGGTGATCCTGATCGGTGGCGCGTTCACGCTGCTGACCATCACCGCCGACGTCGTCAACCCGATCACGCTCTTCTCAAGGTGA
- a CDS encoding Uma2 family endonuclease: MAQAAYAPEPVPHGADARPGSLSFDALRWHDEPWTARLALDLLPETNGPKVEVLSGSVIVTPHAGYDHQDAELDLAYLLKQAARRAKLWLYAEANVVSGDDLFIPDIVVLRVPGGGRTAMDIRHAVLLGEVVSPGNRRKDIIDRPREYAAAGVPFFLRVDLRNRVPTIVLFELVDGEYRPQSAAAAGMSFVMREPFEFTIDPGALLGEEAPVGDED, encoded by the coding sequence ATGGCCCAGGCGGCGTATGCGCCCGAGCCGGTGCCGCACGGTGCCGACGCCCGGCCCGGCAGCCTGTCCTTCGACGCGCTCCGGTGGCACGACGAGCCGTGGACGGCCCGGCTCGCCCTCGACCTGTTGCCCGAGACCAACGGCCCCAAGGTCGAGGTCCTCAGCGGAAGCGTGATCGTGACACCCCACGCCGGATACGACCACCAGGATGCCGAGCTTGACCTCGCGTACCTGTTGAAGCAGGCGGCCCGTCGGGCCAAGCTGTGGCTCTACGCGGAGGCCAACGTGGTTTCCGGCGATGATCTCTTCATTCCGGACATCGTCGTGCTCCGGGTCCCCGGTGGTGGCCGGACGGCCATGGACATCAGGCATGCCGTCCTGCTCGGCGAGGTGGTCTCGCCCGGCAACCGGCGGAAGGACATCATCGACCGACCCCGTGAGTACGCCGCAGCCGGCGTGCCCTTCTTCCTCCGGGTGGACCTGCGCAACCGGGTTCCGACCATCGTCCTGTTCGAGCTGGTCGACGGGGAGTACCGGCCGCAGTCCGCGGCGGCTGCCGGGATGAGTTTCGTGATGCGGGAGCCCTTCGAGTTCACGATCGATCCCGGTGCGCTGCTCGGCGAGGAGGCACCAGTGGGCGACGAGGACTGA
- a CDS encoding SMI1/KNR4 family protein encodes MGSIAEDLGVALDGCLGLSDDDIQRVAEDQSVGRLPGRYVEFLQVMGRKAGRLLAGTDAFYLDILGLKQEASDVLAENSVGDLIQDGSVVFAMHQGCQVYWLPGSALDDPPVFMYQEGDRGVSKVWGSFTEFLRYERARLS; translated from the coding sequence ATGGGGTCGATTGCGGAAGACCTGGGCGTGGCCCTTGACGGCTGCCTTGGGCTGTCTGACGACGATATTCAGCGTGTAGCAGAGGACCAATCTGTCGGCCGACTGCCTGGTCGATATGTCGAATTCCTGCAAGTGATGGGCCGAAAGGCAGGAAGGCTGCTGGCGGGAACCGACGCGTTCTATCTGGATATCCTTGGCCTGAAGCAAGAAGCGTCAGATGTTCTGGCGGAGAACAGTGTTGGGGATCTTATTCAAGACGGGTCTGTTGTATTCGCAATGCATCAGGGCTGCCAGGTCTATTGGCTTCCTGGTTCCGCACTCGATGACCCTCCGGTTTTCATGTACCAAGAAGGCGACCGGGGTGTTTCTAAAGTGTGGGGTTCCTTCACGGAGTTCTTGCGCTATGAGCGTGCGCGGCTTTCGTGA
- the dxr gene encoding 1-deoxy-D-xylulose-5-phosphate reductoisomerase, with protein MTSPRDLVLLGSTGSIGTQAIDIVRRNPDRFRVVGLGAGGGNVGLLAAQALELGVDVVGVAKASAAQDLQLAFYAEASRRGWATGDFRLPRIVAGPDAMTELAGWPADVVLNGVVGSLGLAPTLAALRAGRTVALANKESLVAGGPLVRAAVTRPGQIVPVDSEHSALAQCLRSGTRPEVRRLIVTASGGPFRGRRRDELTGVTPEQALAHPTWTMGPVVTINSATMVNKALEVIEAHELFDVPYADITVTVHPQSVIHSMVEFVDGSTIAQASPPDMRLPIALGLGWPDRVPEAAGAVDWSTAHAWEFTPLDDAAFPAVALAKAAGQAGRCRPAIYNAANEECVAAFVAGRLPFLGIVDTLQRVLDEAPDFAEPGTVEDVLDAESWARAHAQEIIVASVEGA; from the coding sequence GTGACCTCCCCCCGCGATCTCGTTCTGCTCGGCTCCACCGGATCGATCGGTACCCAGGCCATCGACATCGTGCGGCGCAACCCGGACCGGTTCCGGGTGGTCGGGCTCGGTGCCGGTGGCGGCAACGTCGGGTTGCTCGCCGCGCAGGCGCTGGAGCTGGGCGTGGACGTGGTCGGGGTGGCGAAGGCGTCGGCCGCGCAGGATCTCCAGCTCGCGTTCTACGCCGAGGCGAGCCGTCGGGGCTGGGCCACCGGTGACTTCCGGCTGCCCCGGATCGTGGCCGGGCCGGACGCGATGACCGAGCTGGCCGGGTGGCCGGCTGACGTCGTACTCAACGGGGTGGTCGGGTCGTTGGGGCTCGCGCCGACGTTGGCGGCGCTGCGGGCCGGGCGTACCGTCGCGCTCGCCAACAAGGAGTCGCTGGTGGCCGGGGGCCCGCTGGTGAGGGCCGCAGTGACGCGGCCGGGGCAGATCGTGCCGGTGGACTCCGAGCACTCGGCGCTGGCCCAGTGTCTGCGGTCGGGCACCCGCCCGGAGGTACGGCGGCTGATCGTGACCGCCAGCGGCGGGCCGTTCCGGGGGCGGCGGCGCGACGAGCTGACCGGGGTGACCCCGGAGCAGGCGCTGGCCCACCCGACCTGGACCATGGGGCCGGTCGTCACGATCAACTCCGCGACCATGGTCAACAAGGCGCTGGAGGTGATCGAGGCGCACGAGCTGTTCGACGTGCCGTACGCCGACATCACCGTGACGGTGCACCCCCAGTCGGTGATCCACTCGATGGTCGAGTTCGTCGACGGCTCGACGATCGCCCAGGCCAGCCCGCCGGACATGCGGCTGCCCATCGCGCTCGGCCTGGGCTGGCCGGACCGGGTGCCGGAGGCGGCCGGCGCGGTCGACTGGAGCACCGCGCACGCCTGGGAGTTCACCCCGCTTGACGACGCGGCGTTCCCGGCCGTGGCGCTGGCCAAGGCGGCCGGGCAGGCGGGGCGCTGCCGGCCGGCGATCTACAACGCGGCCAACGAGGAGTGCGTGGCCGCCTTCGTCGCCGGACGGCTACCGTTTCTCGGCATCGTCGACACCCTCCAACGGGTGCTGGACGAGGCCCCCGATTTCGCCGAACCGGGTACCGTCGAGGACGTGCTCGACGCGGAGTCGTGGGCCCGTGCGCACGCGCAGGAGATCATCGTGGCATCTGTGGAAGGAGCTTGA
- a CDS encoding DUF4081 domain-containing GNAT family N-acetyltransferase, with amino-acid sequence MLTMPVRQLGESERRAVERLLDLDPFAGAQVAERVAARGLAWWRAEGRILGYGARRNLEAICWLGGNLTPVLASGPAVAAFADLLAGEERICSSIVGRADAVLGLWERLDGAWGPARAVRANQPLLVTDGLPPVPPDPQVRRVGSGEVDRLFPAAVAMYTEEVGVSPLADDGGRSYRRRVNELVRAGRAYARFVNDRVIFKAELAVVTRRTAQVQGVWVAPEWRGRGIAAAAMAAVVRDALLRVAPTVSLYVNDFNVPARRVYERCGFRPVGTLATVLF; translated from the coding sequence GTGCTGACGATGCCGGTGCGACAACTCGGGGAGTCGGAGCGTCGTGCCGTCGAACGGCTGCTCGACCTCGACCCGTTCGCCGGGGCACAGGTGGCCGAGCGGGTCGCCGCCCGCGGGCTCGCCTGGTGGCGGGCCGAGGGGCGGATCCTGGGGTACGGTGCCCGCCGCAACCTGGAGGCGATCTGCTGGCTCGGCGGCAACCTCACCCCCGTGCTCGCCTCGGGTCCGGCCGTCGCCGCCTTCGCCGACCTGCTCGCCGGTGAGGAGCGGATCTGTTCGTCGATCGTCGGGCGGGCCGACGCCGTACTCGGGCTCTGGGAGCGCCTCGACGGTGCGTGGGGGCCGGCCCGGGCGGTACGCGCCAACCAGCCGTTGCTGGTCACCGACGGCCTACCCCCGGTGCCGCCCGACCCACAGGTACGGCGGGTCGGCAGCGGCGAGGTCGACCGGCTCTTCCCGGCGGCGGTGGCGATGTACACCGAGGAGGTCGGGGTGTCACCGCTTGCCGACGACGGTGGCCGCAGCTACCGGCGGCGGGTCAACGAGCTGGTCCGCGCCGGCCGGGCGTACGCCCGGTTCGTCAACGACCGGGTGATTTTCAAGGCCGAGCTGGCGGTGGTGACCCGGCGGACCGCCCAGGTCCAGGGGGTGTGGGTGGCCCCGGAGTGGCGCGGACGGGGGATCGCCGCCGCCGCCATGGCGGCCGTGGTGCGCGACGCGCTGCTGCGGGTGGCCCCGACGGTCAGCCTCTACGTCAACGACTTCAACGTGCCGGCCCGCCGGGTGTACGAACGCTGCGGCTTCCGCCCGGTCGGCACCCTCGCCACCGTGCTCTTCTGA
- the ispG gene encoding flavodoxin-dependent (E)-4-hydroxy-3-methylbut-2-enyl-diphosphate synthase, with product MTAVSLGMPAVPPPPLAPRRVSRQIMVGNVPVGGGAPVSVQSMTTTLTSDVNATLQQIAELTASGCQIVRVAVPSQDDVEALPAIARKSQIPVIADIHFQPRYVFAAIDAGCAAVRVNPGNIRQFDDKVKEIAAAASAAGTPIRIGVNAGSLDKRLLAKYGKATAEALVESALWECSLFEEHGFRDIKISVKHNDPVVMIRAYRQLAEQCDYPLHLGVTEAGPAFQGTIKSAVAFGALLAEGIGDTIRVSLSAPPVEEIKVGAAILESLGLRERGLEIVSCPSCGRAQVDVYKLAEEVTAGLEGLPVPLRVAVMGCVVNGPGEAREADLGVASGNGKGQIFVKGKVVKTVPEAQIVETLIAEALRIADEMGAELPEELRELVPGPTVTVH from the coding sequence GTGACCGCAGTCAGTCTCGGTATGCCCGCCGTACCGCCCCCGCCGCTCGCCCCCCGCCGGGTCAGCCGCCAGATCATGGTCGGCAACGTCCCGGTGGGTGGCGGCGCGCCGGTCTCGGTGCAGTCGATGACCACCACCCTCACCTCCGACGTCAACGCCACCCTCCAGCAGATCGCCGAGCTGACCGCCTCCGGCTGCCAGATCGTCCGGGTCGCGGTGCCGTCGCAGGACGACGTGGAGGCGCTGCCGGCGATCGCCCGCAAGTCGCAGATCCCGGTGATCGCCGACATCCACTTCCAGCCGCGCTACGTCTTCGCCGCGATCGACGCCGGCTGCGCGGCGGTCCGGGTCAACCCGGGCAACATCCGCCAGTTCGACGACAAGGTCAAGGAGATCGCCGCGGCGGCCTCGGCAGCCGGTACGCCGATCCGGATCGGCGTCAACGCCGGCTCGCTGGACAAGCGACTGCTTGCCAAGTACGGCAAGGCCACCGCCGAGGCGCTTGTCGAGTCGGCGCTCTGGGAGTGCTCGCTCTTCGAGGAGCACGGCTTCCGGGACATCAAGATCTCGGTCAAGCACAACGACCCGGTGGTGATGATCCGGGCGTACCGGCAGCTCGCCGAGCAGTGCGACTACCCGCTGCACCTGGGCGTCACCGAGGCCGGTCCGGCGTTCCAGGGCACCATCAAGTCGGCGGTCGCCTTCGGCGCGCTGCTGGCCGAGGGGATCGGCGACACCATCCGGGTCTCGCTGTCCGCCCCGCCGGTCGAGGAGATCAAGGTCGGCGCGGCGATCCTGGAGTCCCTCGGGCTGCGTGAGCGCGGCCTGGAGATCGTCTCCTGCCCGTCCTGCGGGCGGGCCCAGGTCGACGTCTACAAGCTCGCCGAGGAGGTCACCGCCGGTCTGGAGGGGCTGCCGGTGCCGCTGCGGGTGGCCGTGATGGGCTGCGTCGTCAACGGCCCGGGTGAGGCCCGCGAGGCCGACCTCGGGGTGGCCTCCGGCAACGGCAAGGGCCAGATCTTCGTCAAGGGCAAGGTGGTCAAGACCGTTCCCGAGGCGCAGATCGTGGAGACGCTGATCGCCGAGGCGTTGCGGATCGCCGACGAGATGGGCGCCGAGCTGCCCGAGGAGCTGCGCGAGCTGGTCCCCGGCCCGACGGTCACCGTGCACTGA
- a CDS encoding DUF397 domain-containing protein, translating into MTLPPTPLDQGWFKSTRSSDNANCVEVRFTGDTVGVRDSKDRNGPTLAFDDTTWTTFVHTLKTEAPRP; encoded by the coding sequence GTGACCCTGCCGCCCACCCCCCTCGACCAGGGCTGGTTCAAGTCGACCCGCAGCTCCGACAACGCCAACTGCGTCGAGGTGCGCTTCACCGGTGACACGGTCGGCGTCCGGGACTCCAAGGACCGCAACGGCCCCACCCTCGCCTTCGACGACACCACCTGGACCACCTTCGTCCACACCCTCAAGACCGAAGCCCCACGCCCCTGA